From a region of the Pleuronectes platessa chromosome 22, fPlePla1.1, whole genome shotgun sequence genome:
- the kera gene encoding keratocan: MAHLTSLLCILCLVGSVIGQDMPYEEYMAQIQACPKECHCPRNFPRAVYCDNKGLKTIPQIPTHTWYLYLQNNLIEVLSADALRNATQLRWLTLNRNKITSEGVEDGVLNAMSHLAHLYMDDNLLSSVPSPLPASLEHLRLSRNRISKIPAGVFIGLDKLSLLDLQGNKLMDDAVTEVSLKGLTNLVQINLAKNQLTSMPLGLPPTTTQLFLDGNNIEKIPAGYFKGLPKVAFLRLNHNKLESSGVPNDVFNVSSILDLQLSHNQLTEVPVISSGLEHLLLDHNKIKSVSGSNICPVSIDTVDDSINESVPRLRYLRLDGNEIKPPISRDVILCFRLLTSIVI, from the exons ATGGCACATCTCACAAGCCTTCTCTGCATCTTGTGCCTGGTCGGGTCCGTCATCGGCCAGGACATGCCTTACGAGGAATACATGGCCCAGATCCAAGCCTGCCCTAAAGAGTGTCACTGCCCCCGAAACTTTCCGCGTGCTGTCTACTGTGACAACAAAGGCCTGAAGACCATTCCCCAAATCCCTACACACACATGGTATCTCTACTTGCAGAACAATTTAATAGAAGTGCTGTCAGCTGATGCCCTGCGTAACGCTACACAACTGCGCTGGCTCACCCTAAACCGCAACAAAATCACAAGTGAAGGAGTGGAAGACGGTGTCCTGAATGCAATGTCTCACCTGGCGCACCTGTACATGGATGACAACCTCTTGTCTTCAGTGCCATCGCCCTTGCCAGCCAGTCTGGAGCATCTACGTCTCTCTCGCAACCGCATCTCCAAAATCCCCGCCGGTGTCTTCATTGGTCTGGATAAGCTGAGCCTCCTGGACCTCCAGGGCAACAAGTTGATGGATGACGCTGTGACGGAGGTGAGCCTGAAGGGTCTAACCAACCTGGTACAGATCAACCTGGCCAAGAACCAGCTGACGAGCATGCCTCTTGGCCTACCACCCACCACCACTCAGCTTTTTCTTGATGGCAACAACATTGAGAAGATCCCAGCCGGCTACTTTAAAGGATTGCCCAAAGTGGCATTCCTGAGGCTCAACCACAATAAACTTGAGAGCAGTGGAGTTCccaatgatgtgtttaatgtctcCAGCATTTTGGATTTGCAGCTGTCCCACAACCAGCTGACTGAGGTGCCCGTCATATCCTCAGGCCTTGAACACCTTCTCCTCGACCACAACAAGATCAAAA gtgTAAGCGGCTCCAATATCTGCCCTGTCTCCATTGACACTGTTGACGACTCTATCAATGAAAGTGTTCCTCGATTGCGCTACCTCCGGCTGGATGGCAACGAGATTAAACCACCAATTTCGAGGGATGTCATCCTCTGCTTCCGTCTCCTGACGTCCATTGTCATCTAA